In Camelus bactrianus isolate YW-2024 breed Bactrian camel chromosome 10, ASM4877302v1, whole genome shotgun sequence, a genomic segment contains:
- the LOC105068556 gene encoding olfactory receptor 52P1-like, with protein MSSCNNSIPQPLMFILAGIPGLKSSHGWFSVPFFLVFVITVVGNATILCIIRVEKSLHEPMFLLLAMLSVVDLSLVSVTVPRMLGIFWMNAKEISFNACLTQMFFIPSFYVMESGILLAMAFDRFVAIWHPLRYATILANNMLVKMALAVLARAVAVLAPAPILAKRLESFQTHIIAYSYCAYMAVVQIACGDISDHIVYGLMVLVASVGFDLSFIILSYGLILHAVFRIPSWEARGKALSTCGSHLCVIALFYSPVVFSVLAQILGYHMAPHLQIIIDNLYFLVPPMVNPLIYGARTKQVRERVLRIFHCHGD; from the coding sequence ATGTCCTCTTGCAACAATTCCATCCCTCAACCCTTGATGTTTATCTTGGCTGGAATTCCTGGCCTCAAATCTTCCCATGGCTGGTTCTCTGTGCCTTTTTTCTTGGTATTTGTCATTACAGTCGTTGGCAATGCCACCATCTTATGCATCATCCGGGTGGAGAAGAGTCTTCATGAGCCCATGTTTCTTCTCTTGGCCATGCTGTCAGTTGTTGACCTGTCTCTGGTCAGTGTCACTGTGCCCCGCATGCTGGGTATTTTCTGGATGAATGCCAAAGAAATCAGCTTCAATGCCTGCCTCACACAGATGTTTTTCATCCCTTCATTTTATGTAATGGAGTCTGGGATCCTCCTGGCCATGGCTTTTGACAGATTTGTGGCTATCTGGCACCCTCTGAGATATGCAACCATTCTTGCTAACAACATGCTTGTAAAGATGGCACTGGCTGTTCTGGCTAGGGCAGTGGCAGTGCTGGCTCCAGCACCCATCCTGGCAAAAAGACTGGAAAGCTTCCAAACCCACATCATTGCTTATTCATACTGTGCCTACATGGCTGTGGTGCAGATAGCCTGTGGAGACATCTCTGATCACATTGTCTATGGCCTTATGGTTCTTGTAGCATCTGTGGGATTTGACCTATCTTTTATCATTCTGTCGTATGGGCTGATCCTTCATGCTGTCTTTCGGATACCCTCTTGGGAGGCACGAGGAAAAGCTCTCAGCACATGTGGCTCTCATCTTTGTGTCATTGCTCTCTTTTATTCTCCTGTTGTCTTTTCAGTTTTGGCCCAGATTTTAGGCTACCATATGGCTCCTCATCTACAGATTATCATTGACAATCTCTACTTCTTGGTGCCTCCCATGGTCAACCCCTTGATTTATGGGGCCCGGACCAAGCAAGTACGGGAGAGGGTTCTGCGGATCTTTCACTGTCATGGAGACTGA